Proteins found in one Sorghum bicolor cultivar BTx623 chromosome 1, Sorghum_bicolor_NCBIv3, whole genome shotgun sequence genomic segment:
- the LOC8064554 gene encoding uncharacterized protein LOC8064554, translated as MAAASASVATVASPSSPASRRLLLPLPSSAAPSLLRLPSRPARRLRRARALRVAAAGDEADVLPGPGAEGEAAVPGTGRLEEQRDEPPLGGSQLDIGGLAFQGDVGGGFTGGGSGSGSGASGGGDGNKMLDRGINTAIVLGASTYALTKLLTVDQDYWHGWTIFEILRYMPEHNWSAYEEALKANPVLAKMMISGVVYSLGDWIAQCYEGKPIFDFDRARMFRSGLVGFTLHGSLSHYYYHICEALFPFKDWWVVPAKVAFDQTIWSAIWNSIYFVVLGFLRLESPTTIYGELKSTFWPMLTAGWKLWPFAHLVTYGVVPVEQRLLWVDCVELVWVTILSTYSNEKSEARNSDSTSTPAASSKDNSR; from the exons atggcggcggcgtcggcgtccgTGGCGACCGTGGCCTCCCCATCATCCCCCGCATCCAGGCGGCTGctgctccccctcccctcctccGCCGCGCCGTCTCTCCTCCGGCTCCCTTCGAGGCCGGCCAGGCGGCTCCGGCGCGCCCGCGCCCTGCGGGTCGCCGCGGCGGGGGACGAGGCGGACGTGCTGCCTGGCCCGGGGGCCGAGGGGGAGGCGGCGGTGCCCGGGACCGGGAGGCTGGAGGAGCAGCGGGACGAGCCCCCGCTGGGGGGAAGCCAGCTCGACATCGGAGGGCTCGCCTTCCAGGGCGACGTCGGCGGGGGATTCACCGGCGGCGGGTCGGGCTCCGGGTCCGGGGCCTCCGGCGGTGGCGACGGCAACAAGATGCTGGACCGGGGCATCAACACGGCCATCGTGCTCGGGGCCAGCACCTACGCGCTCACCAAGCTGCTCACCGTCGACCAGGACTACTGGCAT GGATGGACGATCTTCGAGATCCTGCGATATATGCCGGAGCACAACTGGTCCGCATACGAGGAGGCCCTCAAAGCCAACCCGGTTCTAGCCAAGATGATGATCAGTGGCGTCGTCTACTCCCTTGGTGACTGGATTGCACAG TGCTACGAAGGCAAGCCAATCTTTGATTTCGACCGTGCTCGGATGTTCCGGTCTGGCCTTGTTGGGTTCACGCTTCATGGGTCACTTTCACATTACTACTACCATATCTGTGAG GCACTGTTCCCATTCAAGGACTGGTGGGTTGTCCCTGCAAAGGTTGCATTCGATCAGACCATCTGGTCTGCAATCTGGAACAGTATCTACTTCGTGGTCTTGGGTTTCCTTCGGTTGGAATCACCTACCACTATCTACGGCGAGCTCAAGTCCACATTCTGGCCCATGCTTACC GCTGGATGGAAGTTGTGGCCTTTTGCGCACTTAGTTACATATGGTGTGGTTCCTGTTGAGCAAAGACTTCTATGGGTCGACTGTGTGGAACTTGTCTGGGTCACAATATTGTCGAC TTACTCAAACGAAAAGTCAGAGGCAAGGAATTCTGACAGTACCTCCACACCAGCTGCTTCATCAAAG GACAACTCACGATAG